From Calonectris borealis chromosome 9, bCalBor7.hap1.2, whole genome shotgun sequence, one genomic window encodes:
- the ING5 gene encoding inhibitor of growth protein 5 isoform X7, whose product MPVDPNEPTYCLCHQVSYGEMIGCDNPDCPIEWFHFACVDLTTKPKGKWETMGISSAAPRCAARGGWARLRWLTGFHRRIWATSAPGTLQQRRPPGAATSAVSVPWGVRPRGGRALHAAAASLQEVVLTSERYGVRRLPFSRVSGCDVAFFERVMPGRVITNPEELKPFNVDWLKSVRGSSKLMLKPQTTAEVSQALRYCYERNLAVNPQGGNTGLVGGSVPVFDEIILSTVLMNRIISFDKVSGILVCQAGCILEKLNEYLEEQGFIMPLDLGAKGSCHIGGNVATNAGGLRLLRYGSLRGTVLGLEVVLADGSALDCLASLRKDNTGYDLKQLFIGSEGTLGVITAVSVLCPQKPKAVNLAFLGCQSFAKVLETFTTCRAMLGEILSAYEFMDEKCMELVERHLKLSSPVTGSPFYVVIETSGSNSTHDEEKLNNFLEQAMTSGLVTDGTVATDDKKIKMLWSLRERITEALTHDGYVYKYDISLPVGKLYDLVTDTRARLGRSAKNVVGYGHLGDGNLHLNITAESYSHSLLDAIEPFVYEWTARYNGSISAEHGLGFKKKQFIQYSKPNEAVFLMQRFKAMLDPKGILNPYKTLPSAS is encoded by the exons GGAGACCATGGGGATCTCCTCCGCGGCCCCCCGCTGCGCTGCGCGGGGTGGCTGGGCTCGGCTGAGGTGGCTGACGGGCTTCCACAGGAGGATCTGGGCGACCTCCGCCCCGGGAACGCTTCAGCAGAGGAGACCACCCGGTGCGGCCACGAGTGCGGTTTCCGTGCCGTGGGGCGTGAGGCCTCGGGGCGGGAGAGCGCTgcacgccgccgccgccagcttgCAGGAGGTGGTGCTGACCAGCGAGCGCTACGGGGTGCGGCGGCTGCCCTTCTCCCGAGTGTCTGGCTGCGACGTGGCTTTCTTCGAGCGCGTGATGCCAGGCAGAGTCATCACAAATCCAGAAGAGCTGAAACCCTTTAACGTGGACTGGCTTAAATCAGTCCGGG GCTCTAGCAAGCTGATGTTGAAGCCACAGACAACAGCAGAGGTGTCTCAAGCTCTCAG GTACTGCTATGAGAGGAACCTGGCCGTGAACCCACAGGGGGGTAACACAGGCCTTGTTGGGGGCAGCGTTCCTGTCTTTGATGAGATCATTCTCTCCACTGTTCTCATGAACCGGATCATCAGCTTTGACAAGGTGTCTG GAATCCTTGTGTGCCAAGCTGGCTGCATCTTAGAGAAACTCAACGAGTACTTGGAGGAGCAGGGGTTTATCATGCCGCTTGACTTGGGAGCGAAAGGTAGCTGTCACATCGGTGGTAATGTGGCCACAAATGCTGGAGGCTTACGGCTCTTGAGATACGGCTCTCTCCGAGGGACAGTGCTAGGACTGGAAGTG GTGCTGGCTGATGGCTCAGCTCTGGACTGCTTGGCGTCTCTGCGCAAAGATAACACCGGCTATGATTTGAAGCAGCTTTTCATTGGATCCGAGGGGACCTTGGGAGTTATCACTGCTGTCTCTGTACTCTGTCCTCAGAAACCTAAGGCTGTGAATCTGGCATTCCTAG GGTGTCAGAGTTTTGCTAAGGTTCTGGAAACATTTACAACCTGCAGGGCCATGCTGGGAGAGATCCTGTCTGCCTATGAGTTCATGGATGAGAAGTGCATGGAATTGGTTGAGAGACATCTCAAGCTGTCCAGCCCAGTGACAG GCAGCCCTTTTTATGTTGTAATTGAAACCTCGGGCTCCAACTCTACCCACGATGAAGAAAAATTGAACAACTTCCTAGAACAGGCCATGACTTCTGGTTTGGTCACTGATGGAACTGTGGCAACAGATgataagaaaataaag ATGCTGTGGAGCCTGCGGGAGAGGATCACAGAGGCCCTCACTCACGACGGCTATGTCTACAAATATGACATCTCTCTCCCTGTGGGAAAGCTGTATGATCTCGTGACTGACACGAGGGCTCGGCTGGGCCGGAGTGCCAAAAATGTGGTGGGCTACGGCCACTTGG GAGACGGAAACTTGCACTTGAACATCACGGCGGAGTCCTACAGCCATTCCCTGCTGGATGCCATTGAGCCGTTTGTGTACGAGTGGACTGCAAGATACAATGGCAGTATCAGTGCAGAGCACGGCCTGGGCTTCAAGAAAAAGCAGTTCATTCAGTACAGCAAACCCAACGAGGCCGTCTTTCTAATGCAGCGTTTCAAGGCCATGTTAGACCCCAAAGGCATCCTCAATCCGTACAAGACGCTGCCCTCCGCTTCCTGA
- the ING5 gene encoding inhibitor of growth protein 5 isoform X9, translating to MPLDLGAKGSCHIGGNVATNAGGLRLLRYGSLRGTVLGLEVVLADGSALDCLASLRKDNTGYDLKQLFIGSEGTLGVITAVSVLCPQKPKAVNLAFLGCQSFAKVLETFTTCRAMLGEILSAYEFMDEKCMELVERHLKLSSPVTGSPFYVVIETSGSNSTHDEEKLNNFLEQAMTSGLVTDGTVATDDKKIKMLWSLRERITEALTHDGYVYKYDISLPVGKLYDLVTDTRARLGRSAKNVVGYGHLGDGNLHLNITAESYSHSLLDAIEPFVYEWTARYNGSISAEHGLGFKKKQFIQYSKPNEAVFLMQRFKAMLDPKGILNPYKTLPSAS from the exons ATGCCGCTTGACTTGGGAGCGAAAGGTAGCTGTCACATCGGTGGTAATGTGGCCACAAATGCTGGAGGCTTACGGCTCTTGAGATACGGCTCTCTCCGAGGGACAGTGCTAGGACTGGAAGTG GTGCTGGCTGATGGCTCAGCTCTGGACTGCTTGGCGTCTCTGCGCAAAGATAACACCGGCTATGATTTGAAGCAGCTTTTCATTGGATCCGAGGGGACCTTGGGAGTTATCACTGCTGTCTCTGTACTCTGTCCTCAGAAACCTAAGGCTGTGAATCTGGCATTCCTAG GGTGTCAGAGTTTTGCTAAGGTTCTGGAAACATTTACAACCTGCAGGGCCATGCTGGGAGAGATCCTGTCTGCCTATGAGTTCATGGATGAGAAGTGCATGGAATTGGTTGAGAGACATCTCAAGCTGTCCAGCCCAGTGACAG GCAGCCCTTTTTATGTTGTAATTGAAACCTCGGGCTCCAACTCTACCCACGATGAAGAAAAATTGAACAACTTCCTAGAACAGGCCATGACTTCTGGTTTGGTCACTGATGGAACTGTGGCAACAGATgataagaaaataaag ATGCTGTGGAGCCTGCGGGAGAGGATCACAGAGGCCCTCACTCACGACGGCTATGTCTACAAATATGACATCTCTCTCCCTGTGGGAAAGCTGTATGATCTCGTGACTGACACGAGGGCTCGGCTGGGCCGGAGTGCCAAAAATGTGGTGGGCTACGGCCACTTGG GAGACGGAAACTTGCACTTGAACATCACGGCGGAGTCCTACAGCCATTCCCTGCTGGATGCCATTGAGCCGTTTGTGTACGAGTGGACTGCAAGATACAATGGCAGTATCAGTGCAGAGCACGGCCTGGGCTTCAAGAAAAAGCAGTTCATTCAGTACAGCAAACCCAACGAGGCCGTCTTTCTAATGCAGCGTTTCAAGGCCATGTTAGACCCCAAAGGCATCCTCAATCCGTACAAGACGCTGCCCTCCGCTTCCTGA
- the ING5 gene encoding inhibitor of growth protein 5 isoform X8 → MGISSAAPRCAARGGWARLRWLTGFHRRIWATSAPGTLQQRRPPGAATSAVSVPWGVRPRGGRALHAAAASLQEVVLTSERYGVRRLPFSRVSGCDVAFFERVMPGRVITNPEELKPFNVDWLKSVRGSSKLMLKPQTTAEVSQALRYCYERNLAVNPQGGNTGLVGGSVPVFDEIILSTVLMNRIISFDKVSGILVCQAGCILEKLNEYLEEQGFIMPLDLGAKGSCHIGGNVATNAGGLRLLRYGSLRGTVLGLEVVLADGSALDCLASLRKDNTGYDLKQLFIGSEGTLGVITAVSVLCPQKPKAVNLAFLGCQSFAKVLETFTTCRAMLGEILSAYEFMDEKCMELVERHLKLSSPVTGSPFYVVIETSGSNSTHDEEKLNNFLEQAMTSGLVTDGTVATDDKKIKMLWSLRERITEALTHDGYVYKYDISLPVGKLYDLVTDTRARLGRSAKNVVGYGHLGDGNLHLNITAESYSHSLLDAIEPFVYEWTARYNGSISAEHGLGFKKKQFIQYSKPNEAVFLMQRFKAMLDPKGILNPYKTLPSAS, encoded by the exons ATGGGGATCTCCTCCGCGGCCCCCCGCTGCGCTGCGCGGGGTGGCTGGGCTCGGCTGAGGTGGCTGACGGGCTTCCACAGGAGGATCTGGGCGACCTCCGCCCCGGGAACGCTTCAGCAGAGGAGACCACCCGGTGCGGCCACGAGTGCGGTTTCCGTGCCGTGGGGCGTGAGGCCTCGGGGCGGGAGAGCGCTgcacgccgccgccgccagcttgCAGGAGGTGGTGCTGACCAGCGAGCGCTACGGGGTGCGGCGGCTGCCCTTCTCCCGAGTGTCTGGCTGCGACGTGGCTTTCTTCGAGCGCGTGATGCCAGGCAGAGTCATCACAAATCCAGAAGAGCTGAAACCCTTTAACGTGGACTGGCTTAAATCAGTCCGGG GCTCTAGCAAGCTGATGTTGAAGCCACAGACAACAGCAGAGGTGTCTCAAGCTCTCAG GTACTGCTATGAGAGGAACCTGGCCGTGAACCCACAGGGGGGTAACACAGGCCTTGTTGGGGGCAGCGTTCCTGTCTTTGATGAGATCATTCTCTCCACTGTTCTCATGAACCGGATCATCAGCTTTGACAAGGTGTCTG GAATCCTTGTGTGCCAAGCTGGCTGCATCTTAGAGAAACTCAACGAGTACTTGGAGGAGCAGGGGTTTATCATGCCGCTTGACTTGGGAGCGAAAGGTAGCTGTCACATCGGTGGTAATGTGGCCACAAATGCTGGAGGCTTACGGCTCTTGAGATACGGCTCTCTCCGAGGGACAGTGCTAGGACTGGAAGTG GTGCTGGCTGATGGCTCAGCTCTGGACTGCTTGGCGTCTCTGCGCAAAGATAACACCGGCTATGATTTGAAGCAGCTTTTCATTGGATCCGAGGGGACCTTGGGAGTTATCACTGCTGTCTCTGTACTCTGTCCTCAGAAACCTAAGGCTGTGAATCTGGCATTCCTAG GGTGTCAGAGTTTTGCTAAGGTTCTGGAAACATTTACAACCTGCAGGGCCATGCTGGGAGAGATCCTGTCTGCCTATGAGTTCATGGATGAGAAGTGCATGGAATTGGTTGAGAGACATCTCAAGCTGTCCAGCCCAGTGACAG GCAGCCCTTTTTATGTTGTAATTGAAACCTCGGGCTCCAACTCTACCCACGATGAAGAAAAATTGAACAACTTCCTAGAACAGGCCATGACTTCTGGTTTGGTCACTGATGGAACTGTGGCAACAGATgataagaaaataaag ATGCTGTGGAGCCTGCGGGAGAGGATCACAGAGGCCCTCACTCACGACGGCTATGTCTACAAATATGACATCTCTCTCCCTGTGGGAAAGCTGTATGATCTCGTGACTGACACGAGGGCTCGGCTGGGCCGGAGTGCCAAAAATGTGGTGGGCTACGGCCACTTGG GAGACGGAAACTTGCACTTGAACATCACGGCGGAGTCCTACAGCCATTCCCTGCTGGATGCCATTGAGCCGTTTGTGTACGAGTGGACTGCAAGATACAATGGCAGTATCAGTGCAGAGCACGGCCTGGGCTTCAAGAAAAAGCAGTTCATTCAGTACAGCAAACCCAACGAGGCCGTCTTTCTAATGCAGCGTTTCAAGGCCATGTTAGACCCCAAAGGCATCCTCAATCCGTACAAGACGCTGCCCTCCGCTTCCTGA